One window of Agromyces rhizosphaerae genomic DNA carries:
- a CDS encoding GNAT family N-acetyltransferase — translation MIETMTGPEAVAQHGGLVVREGTDAERAELGRVLVAAYSSLDGFASPEESPDYYRTLANVGAFAERPGVAVLVAVDADGAVLGGVVSFDDMAQYGAHAEWPGLERAGGIRFLGVSPDAQGRGIGRMLIEACVVRGRAAGLEQIVLHSTEPMRVARAMYERLGFAASPDLDFTPGTLHVYGYRLAL, via the coding sequence ATGATCGAGACCATGACGGGCCCCGAGGCGGTCGCGCAGCACGGCGGCCTCGTCGTGCGCGAGGGGACCGACGCCGAGCGGGCCGAGCTCGGCCGCGTGCTCGTCGCCGCGTACTCGAGCCTCGACGGGTTCGCCTCCCCCGAGGAGTCGCCCGACTACTACCGCACCCTCGCGAACGTCGGTGCGTTCGCCGAGCGCCCCGGGGTCGCTGTGCTCGTCGCGGTCGACGCCGACGGCGCCGTGCTGGGCGGCGTCGTCTCGTTCGACGACATGGCGCAGTACGGCGCGCACGCCGAGTGGCCGGGGCTCGAGCGCGCAGGGGGCATCCGCTTCCTGGGCGTCTCGCCCGACGCGCAGGGTCGCGGCATCGGCCGCATGCTGATCGAGGCCTGCGTGGTGCGCGGCCGCGCGGCCGGTCTGGAGCAGATCGTGCTCCACTCGACCGAGCCGATGCGCGTCGCCCGCGCCATGTACGAGCGGCTCGGCTTCGCCGCCTCCCCCGACCTCGACTTCACGCCGGGCACGCTGCACGTCTACGGGTACCGCCTGGCGCTCTGA
- a CDS encoding iron chelate uptake ABC transporter family permease subunit has protein sequence MRTELEAGQADASGRPATRRPRFSWADPGVRLGVLAAVVGVLVALYFFTDVPGSLAFALKVRGLTVAAMAVVAVAVGVSTVLFHTITQNRILTPSIMGFDALYLLIATALVFVFGATAFLRADPLVLWTGQLVVMVGFSMLLFTWLFGGRRRSIHLMLLVGIVLGTFFRSLTSWMQAMLDPLEYQVLTDTAFASLTRPDETLLALSAVLVAVACAAVVPLLGTLDVLTLGEPAAIGLGVRHRRVVMVLFALVSVMVAASTALVGPILFFGLIVANLAYTYAGSFRHAWTLPAAALIGMVCLLGGQLVLEQLLGFGGSLSMVIEFAGGLFFLFLVLRKGAR, from the coding sequence GTGCGCACTGAGCTCGAGGCCGGGCAGGCGGATGCCTCCGGCCGACCCGCGACCCGGCGACCCCGCTTCTCCTGGGCCGACCCGGGCGTGCGCCTCGGGGTGCTCGCCGCGGTCGTCGGCGTGCTCGTCGCGCTCTACTTCTTCACCGACGTGCCCGGCTCGCTCGCCTTCGCCCTGAAGGTGCGCGGGCTCACCGTCGCCGCGATGGCCGTCGTGGCGGTCGCGGTGGGCGTGTCGACCGTGCTGTTCCACACCATCACGCAGAACCGCATCCTCACCCCGTCGATCATGGGGTTCGACGCCCTCTACCTCCTCATCGCCACCGCGCTCGTGTTCGTCTTCGGGGCGACCGCGTTCCTCCGCGCCGACCCGCTGGTGCTCTGGACCGGGCAGCTCGTCGTGATGGTCGGGTTCAGCATGCTGCTGTTCACCTGGCTGTTCGGCGGGAGGCGCCGCTCGATCCACCTGATGCTGCTCGTCGGCATCGTGCTCGGCACCTTCTTCCGCAGCCTGACCTCCTGGATGCAGGCCATGCTCGACCCGCTCGAGTACCAGGTGCTGACCGACACCGCGTTCGCATCGCTCACGCGGCCCGACGAGACCCTGCTCGCGCTGAGCGCGGTGCTCGTCGCGGTCGCGTGTGCGGCGGTGGTGCCGCTCCTCGGCACGCTCGACGTGCTGACCCTGGGCGAGCCCGCGGCGATCGGGCTCGGCGTGCGTCACCGCCGGGTGGTCATGGTGCTCTTCGCCCTGGTGTCGGTCATGGTGGCCGCGTCGACCGCGCTGGTCGGCCCGATCCTCTTCTTCGGGCTCATCGTCGCGAATCTCGCGTACACGTACGCGGGCTCGTTCCGCCACGCCTGGACCCTGCCCGCCGCGGCGCTCATCGGCATGGTGTGCCTCCTCGGCGGTCAGCTCGTGCTCGAGCAGCTGCTCGGCTTCGGCGGCAGCCTGTCGATGGTCATCGAGTTCGCCGGCGGCCTCTTCTTCCTGTTCCTCGTGCTGCGAAAGGGGGCGCGATGA
- a CDS encoding sodium-dependent transporter — protein sequence MATQAQRVGAGGPREQWTGQVGFILAAIGSAVGLGNIWRFPGVAYENGGGAFLIPYLVALITAGIPILFLDYAIGHRFRGAAPTAFRRLGGRWLEGLGWFQVMIAFVIGLYYTAVIAWALSYFVFSFDLRWGDDPAGFFVGEYLQVSDPGFSLEFVPAVLIPLVIVWLLALVVLGSGIAKGVQRANVIFLPLLVVAFLILVVRALFLDGAADGLNALFTPNWAALGDPNVWIAAYSQIFFSLSIAFGIMITYASYRKRRSNLTGPGLVVAFSNSSFEILAGVGVFATLGFFAFQQGVAVDQLEGLTGVGLSFITFPAIVSQMPGGPIFGILFFGSLTMAGFTSLLSVLQVVSAGFQEKFGLNPRQAAVRVGAVSALLSVLLFSTTTGLLALDVADQWANNVGIVASAVLTTVLVIWVLRKGPELRYHLNSVSTFKLGGLWIALVGVLAPVVLGYMLIQRIVSLIVDGYGDLPGWYLVAVGWGTIAVIVLGAIVLTVVRWGFDPDRFRVWPQYPPAGSGGRMPRAADAPEGTPGEGERS from the coding sequence ATGGCGACGCAGGCACAGCGAGTGGGCGCGGGCGGCCCGCGCGAGCAGTGGACCGGACAGGTCGGGTTCATCCTGGCGGCCATCGGGTCCGCGGTCGGGCTCGGCAACATCTGGCGGTTCCCGGGGGTCGCCTACGAGAACGGCGGCGGCGCGTTCCTCATCCCGTACCTCGTCGCGCTGATCACGGCCGGCATCCCGATCCTGTTCCTCGACTACGCGATCGGCCACCGCTTCCGCGGCGCGGCCCCCACCGCGTTCCGCCGGCTCGGCGGGCGGTGGCTCGAGGGGCTGGGCTGGTTCCAGGTCATGATCGCGTTCGTGATCGGCCTCTACTACACGGCCGTCATCGCGTGGGCGCTCAGCTACTTCGTCTTCTCGTTCGACCTGCGCTGGGGCGACGACCCCGCCGGGTTCTTCGTCGGCGAGTACCTGCAGGTCAGCGATCCCGGCTTCAGCCTGGAGTTCGTGCCCGCCGTGCTCATCCCGCTCGTGATCGTGTGGCTGCTCGCGCTCGTGGTGCTCGGATCGGGCATCGCGAAGGGCGTGCAGCGCGCGAACGTCATCTTCCTGCCGCTGCTCGTCGTCGCCTTCCTCATCCTCGTGGTGCGCGCGCTGTTCCTCGACGGCGCGGCCGACGGGCTGAACGCGCTGTTCACGCCGAACTGGGCGGCGCTCGGCGACCCGAACGTGTGGATCGCCGCCTACAGCCAGATCTTCTTCTCGCTGTCGATCGCGTTCGGCATCATGATCACCTACGCGTCGTACCGCAAGCGCCGCTCCAACCTCACCGGCCCGGGCCTCGTGGTCGCGTTCTCGAACTCGTCGTTCGAGATCCTCGCGGGCGTCGGCGTCTTCGCGACGCTCGGCTTCTTCGCGTTCCAGCAGGGCGTCGCGGTCGACCAGCTGGAGGGCCTCACGGGCGTCGGCCTGTCGTTCATCACGTTCCCGGCGATCGTGTCGCAGATGCCGGGCGGGCCGATCTTCGGCATCCTCTTCTTCGGCTCGCTCACGATGGCGGGGTTCACCTCGCTGCTGTCGGTGCTCCAGGTCGTCTCGGCCGGGTTCCAGGAGAAGTTCGGCCTGAACCCGCGGCAGGCGGCCGTGCGCGTGGGCGCGGTCTCGGCGCTGCTGTCGGTGCTGCTCTTCTCGACGACCACGGGGCTGCTCGCGCTCGACGTGGCCGACCAGTGGGCGAACAACGTCGGCATCGTGGCATCCGCGGTGCTGACGACGGTGCTCGTCATCTGGGTGCTGCGCAAGGGACCCGAGCTGCGCTACCACCTCAACTCGGTGTCGACGTTCAAGCTCGGCGGGCTCTGGATCGCGCTGGTCGGCGTGCTCGCCCCGGTCGTGCTGGGCTACATGCTCATCCAGCGCATCGTGTCGCTCATCGTGGACGGCTACGGCGACCTGCCGGGCTGGTACCTGGTCGCGGTCGGGTGGGGCACGATCGCGGTCATCGTGCTCGGCGCGATCGTGCTGACGGTGGTGCGCTGGGGCTTCGACCCCGACCGGTTCCGGGTCTGGCCGCAGTACCCGCCGGCGGGGTCGGGCGGGCGGATGCCACGGGCAGCGGATGCCCCTGAGGGCACGCCCGGGGAAGGGGAACGGTCATGA
- a CDS encoding siderophore ABC transporter substrate-binding protein, giving the protein MTLKPTRPLLAAPIALAAAVALVGCATAGDAGTDAAEETTDATVSFSWDRNIAGEDEDPEYEATTVEVPVDPETIVVFDIASLDTIGALGGDVAGAPLENVPGYLEGYLSDDAFNAGTLFEADLIEIESHQPDLIVIGGRSAGLWEDLNEIAPTVDLSLTGGFLETLERNTTFLGEVLGAEDEAAAAIVELEAGIAQAQAVTAEAGSGLGVMVTGGELRALAPAAGEGAREARGGLIYDVFGVAPVVDDITAATHGEPVSFEFLLEHDPDVLWVVDRDAATGAEDAQPAAEVLDNEIVQQTTAYADDRIVYLDPVAWYIVFGGIDTTQLMIDDVLAIAE; this is encoded by the coding sequence ATGACCTTGAAGCCGACTCGCCCGCTGCTCGCGGCCCCGATCGCCCTCGCCGCCGCCGTCGCACTCGTCGGCTGCGCCACCGCGGGCGATGCGGGCACGGATGCGGCGGAGGAGACCACCGACGCGACCGTGTCCTTCTCCTGGGACCGCAACATCGCCGGTGAGGACGAGGACCCGGAGTACGAGGCGACCACCGTCGAGGTGCCCGTCGACCCGGAGACCATCGTCGTGTTCGACATCGCGAGCCTCGACACCATCGGCGCGCTCGGCGGCGACGTCGCCGGCGCACCGCTCGAGAACGTTCCCGGCTACCTCGAGGGCTACCTGTCCGACGACGCGTTCAACGCGGGCACCCTGTTCGAGGCCGACCTCATCGAGATCGAGTCGCACCAGCCCGACCTGATCGTGATCGGCGGCCGCTCGGCCGGCCTGTGGGAGGACCTCAACGAGATCGCCCCGACCGTCGACCTCAGCCTCACCGGCGGGTTCCTCGAGACCCTCGAGCGCAACACGACCTTCCTCGGCGAGGTGCTCGGCGCCGAGGACGAGGCGGCCGCGGCCATCGTGGAGCTCGAGGCCGGCATCGCCCAGGCGCAGGCCGTCACCGCCGAGGCCGGCAGCGGCCTCGGCGTCATGGTGACCGGCGGCGAGCTCCGCGCACTCGCGCCGGCGGCGGGCGAGGGCGCCCGCGAGGCCCGCGGCGGCCTCATCTACGACGTGTTCGGCGTCGCCCCCGTGGTCGACGACATCACCGCGGCCACCCACGGCGAGCCGGTCTCGTTCGAGTTCCTGCTCGAGCACGACCCCGACGTCCTCTGGGTCGTGGACCGCGACGCCGCGACCGGCGCCGAGGACGCGCAGCCGGCCGCCGAGGTGCTGGACAACGAGATCGTGCAGCAGACCACCGCGTACGCGGACGACCGGATCGTCTACCTCGACCCGGTGGCCTGGTACATCGTCTTCGGCGGCATCGACACGACGCAGCTCATGATCGACGACGTGCTCGCGATCGCCGAGTGA
- a CDS encoding iron ABC transporter ATP-binding protein, whose product MIALDGATKRYNGQTVLDDVSLELGDVGVTALIGPNGAGKSTLFGIVGRLLRPDAGTVRIDGVEVDRTPSRELAKTLAVLRQDNHIAARLTVQDLVEFGRFPHSGGRLTAGDREQVDRAIAYLDLEAFRGRFLDELSGGQRQRAFIAMVLAQDTRYLLLDEPLNNLDLRHAVDIMRLLRRAADELGKRVVVVMHDINFASVHADRIVALRDGRVVANGTPAEVMRPDVLAAVYDVDIDVREVDGALLGSYYR is encoded by the coding sequence ATGATCGCGCTCGACGGCGCCACCAAGCGCTACAACGGACAGACCGTGCTCGACGACGTGTCGCTCGAGCTGGGCGACGTGGGCGTGACCGCGCTGATCGGCCCGAACGGCGCCGGCAAGTCGACCCTGTTCGGCATCGTCGGGCGCCTCCTTCGGCCCGACGCGGGGACGGTGCGCATCGACGGCGTGGAGGTCGACCGGACGCCGAGCCGCGAGCTCGCGAAGACGCTCGCCGTGCTCCGCCAGGACAACCACATCGCCGCGCGCCTGACGGTGCAGGACCTGGTCGAGTTCGGCCGGTTCCCGCACTCCGGCGGGCGTCTCACCGCCGGCGACCGCGAGCAGGTCGATCGCGCGATCGCCTACCTCGACCTCGAGGCGTTCCGCGGGCGCTTCCTCGACGAACTCTCGGGCGGCCAGCGGCAGCGGGCGTTCATCGCGATGGTGCTCGCGCAGGACACGAGGTACCTGCTGCTCGACGAGCCGCTGAACAACCTCGACCTCCGTCACGCGGTCGACATCATGCGCCTGCTCCGCCGTGCGGCCGACGAGCTCGGCAAGCGGGTCGTGGTGGTGATGCACGACATCAACTTCGCCTCGGTGCACGCCGACCGCATCGTCGCGCTGCGCGACGGCCGCGTGGTCGCGAACGGCACGCCCGCCGAGGTGATGCGCCCCGACGTGCTCGCCGCCGTCTACGACGTCGACATCGACGTGCGCGAGGTCGACGGCGCGCTGCTCGGCAGCTACTACCGCTGA
- a CDS encoding methionine/alanine import family NSS transporter small subunit: protein MSGVAIAFLLVALIVVWGGLVASILYLRRRPESSEYPPGGEDDHREDEAPIEHDT from the coding sequence ATGAGCGGCGTCGCGATCGCGTTCCTGCTGGTCGCCCTCATCGTGGTCTGGGGCGGACTGGTGGCGAGCATCCTGTACCTGAGGCGCAGGCCCGAGTCGTCGGAGTACCCGCCGGGCGGCGAGGACGACCACCGCGAGGACGAGGCGCCGATCGAGCACGACACCTGA
- a CDS encoding LssY C-terminal domain-containing protein, with the protein MTGSADDRAPSARRFSVNALLDGFFFVFAGLAAVWLAWLLLDESFRWGWWGLLLAIAFWVVLSYLVLPRLHRILTSIYVPDYFIGRTRTSDGLLGDPVNVAVLGSEDQLHAALAAARWTRADDITLGSTWRIIASTLTRRSYDEAPVSPLFLFGRMQDFAYQQEVEGNPAKRHHVRFWRCPDGWLLPGGYRVDWLAAGTFDRAVGLSLFTLQVTHKIDADTDIERDHIVATLAGADPAVRVTVIRDFATGYHSRNGGGDTIRTDGDLPIVDVRRLLRNGEPLPADEIDRSVPVTELSGGV; encoded by the coding sequence ATGACCGGCTCCGCGGACGACCGCGCGCCGTCGGCCAGGCGCTTCTCGGTGAACGCACTGCTCGACGGGTTCTTCTTCGTCTTCGCCGGCCTCGCCGCGGTCTGGCTCGCGTGGCTGCTGCTCGACGAGTCGTTCCGGTGGGGCTGGTGGGGCCTGCTGCTCGCGATCGCGTTCTGGGTCGTGCTCTCGTACCTCGTGCTGCCGCGACTGCACCGCATCCTCACCTCGATCTACGTGCCCGACTACTTCATCGGCCGCACGCGCACGAGCGACGGCCTGCTCGGCGACCCGGTCAACGTCGCCGTGCTCGGCAGCGAGGACCAGCTGCACGCGGCCCTCGCCGCCGCCCGCTGGACCCGCGCCGACGACATCACCCTCGGCTCGACCTGGCGCATCATCGCCTCGACGCTGACCCGGCGCTCCTACGACGAGGCGCCCGTGAGCCCGCTGTTCCTGTTCGGGCGGATGCAGGACTTCGCGTACCAGCAGGAGGTCGAGGGCAACCCGGCGAAGCGGCACCACGTGCGCTTCTGGCGCTGCCCCGACGGCTGGCTGCTGCCCGGCGGCTACCGGGTGGACTGGCTCGCGGCCGGCACGTTCGACCGCGCCGTCGGGCTCTCGCTGTTCACCCTGCAGGTCACCCACAAGATCGACGCCGACACCGACATCGAGCGCGACCACATCGTGGCGACGCTGGCCGGCGCCGACCCCGCCGTGCGGGTCACCGTGATCCGCGACTTCGCGACCGGTTATCACTCGCGCAACGGCGGCGGCGACACGATCCGCACCGACGGCGACCTGCCGATCGTCGACGTGCGTCGCCTGCTGCGCAACGGCGAGCCGCTCCCGGCCGACGAGATCGACCGCTCGGTGCCGGTCACCGAGCTCTCGGGCGGCGTCTGA
- a CDS encoding YbhB/YbcL family Raf kinase inhibitor-like protein, producing MEATMLDVDPYAALQGFAPLPSFEVTSDDFADGGEIPLRNRASGCGGDELSPQLAWSGFPPETRGFIVTCLDPDAPTGAGWWHWAVNGLGMATELPAGAGAYGGEALPEGAFMVCNEDREPAYAGPNPPDGTGVHRYVFVVTALDEERLHTKADQTPSALAFQAYFHGIARGVLVGTVTAG from the coding sequence ATGGAGGCCACGATGCTCGATGTCGACCCGTACGCCGCCCTGCAGGGGTTCGCGCCCCTGCCCTCGTTCGAGGTCACGAGCGACGACTTCGCCGACGGCGGCGAGATCCCGCTGCGCAACCGGGCGAGCGGATGCGGCGGAGACGAACTGTCGCCGCAGCTCGCGTGGTCGGGCTTCCCGCCCGAGACCCGCGGGTTCATCGTGACCTGCCTCGACCCCGACGCGCCGACGGGGGCGGGCTGGTGGCACTGGGCGGTGAACGGACTGGGCATGGCGACCGAGCTCCCGGCCGGCGCCGGCGCGTACGGCGGCGAGGCGCTGCCCGAGGGCGCCTTCATGGTGTGCAACGAGGACCGCGAGCCCGCCTACGCCGGCCCGAACCCGCCCGACGGCACGGGCGTGCACCGCTACGTCTTCGTCGTCACGGCGCTCGACGAGGAGCGCCTGCACACCAAGGCCGACCAGACGCCGAGCGCGCTGGCGTTCCAGGCGTACTTCCACGGCATCGCGCGCGGCGTGCTGGTCGGCACGGTCACGGCCGGCTGA
- a CDS encoding ABC transporter permease, translating to MTALAPATSTPARIRPRRTWAGVLIGVALPVLAVASLFIGVSEVSPAALLEGGPDGDAASLLLLSRVPRTVSAVLVGASLAIAGLIMQMLVRNRFVEPGTTGVTEFATLGMLVSLVLWPGMPVFGKMGVAAIFGLVGTWVFLRVIRQVPVRQLVLVPLVGIMLGGIVGAVTAFVAYRLDLLQSLSQWSLGSFATIMQGRYEYVWIAAVMVVVAWVAADRFSVIGLGEEFAVNLGLDYRRVVAIGMVVIAVITAAVLVTAGMIPFLGLVVPNIVSLIIGDNVRRSIPWVAGLGAVFVLACDILARTLRFPYEIPLGVVVGIVGAGLFLWLLLRRGSRAH from the coding sequence GTGACCGCACTCGCACCCGCGACGAGCACCCCCGCCCGCATCCGCCCCCGGCGGACGTGGGCGGGGGTGCTCATCGGCGTCGCCCTTCCCGTGCTCGCCGTCGCGAGCCTGTTCATCGGCGTCTCCGAGGTGTCGCCCGCGGCGCTCCTCGAGGGCGGGCCCGACGGCGACGCGGCATCCCTCCTGCTCCTCAGCCGGGTGCCGCGCACCGTGAGCGCCGTGCTCGTGGGCGCCTCGCTCGCGATCGCGGGCCTCATCATGCAGATGCTGGTGCGCAACCGGTTCGTCGAGCCGGGCACGACCGGCGTGACGGAGTTCGCCACGCTCGGCATGCTCGTGTCGCTGGTGCTCTGGCCGGGCATGCCCGTGTTCGGGAAGATGGGCGTCGCCGCGATCTTCGGGCTCGTCGGCACCTGGGTGTTCCTCCGGGTCATCCGGCAGGTCCCCGTGCGGCAGCTCGTGCTGGTGCCGCTCGTGGGCATCATGCTCGGCGGCATCGTGGGCGCGGTCACCGCGTTCGTCGCCTACCGCCTCGACCTGCTGCAGTCGCTCTCGCAGTGGTCGCTCGGCAGCTTCGCGACGATCATGCAGGGGCGGTACGAGTACGTCTGGATCGCCGCGGTCATGGTCGTCGTCGCGTGGGTCGCGGCCGACCGGTTCAGCGTCATCGGGCTCGGCGAGGAGTTCGCCGTGAACCTCGGGCTCGACTACCGGCGGGTGGTCGCGATCGGCATGGTCGTCATCGCGGTGATCACCGCGGCGGTGCTCGTGACCGCGGGCATGATCCCGTTCCTCGGCCTCGTCGTGCCGAACATCGTGAGCCTCATCATCGGCGACAACGTGCGCCGGTCGATCCCGTGGGTGGCCGGACTCGGCGCGGTGTTCGTGCTCGCCTGCGACATCCTGGCCCGCACCCTGCGCTTCCCGTACGAGATCCCGCTCGGGGTCGTCGTCGGCATCGTGGGCGCCGGGCTGTTCCTCTGGCTGCTGCTGCGGAGGGGGAGCCGTGCGCACTGA